Part of the Myxococcales bacterium genome is shown below.
GGGCGTCGACGGCTGCGCGGGTGGCGGCTCGGAAAATCGTGCCAAGGCGGAGGGTGAAGAGCGCGCACCAAAGCCGGAGAACGCTGACAACGAAAACGACGTAGAGGAGGGCCCTCCGGCCGGCCATTTGGCGTGGTGTTCCCGCTCCGACCAGTCTCCGCATGACAATGCCGAGATTGAAGGCAGCGACCTGCAGGAGGTAGCGCTTCCGAACGTTCTCTTGTCCGCGCAGCCGGACGCGTCGATGGCCGCCTGTCTCGCAGACATGAGCGAAGGTTCTCTCGATGAGCTCACCCCGCGTGCGCTGGTGGCGCTTGCCCTTCTTCCTCTGGCAGCGTGCGCGGTTCGAGTAGAAGGCCTCGCGCGCGAGCATGCCGCCCTTGTCGCCCCAGTGACGCGCCCCGTTGACCCGCGGCGAGGGGATGTACGTGCGGTACTGCGCTCGGGCAAGGTCCAGCAGCGATTCGGCCTTG
Proteins encoded:
- a CDS encoding transposase; this translates as MRLVSARRRSPDGYVVAAELLPADSADTATLATSLEVARTNIEVARGSSRDSNDDDDNDDDDGSSPPGSPDLPSEREVMEVVADKGYHKAESLLDLARAQYRTYIPSPRVNGARHWGDKGGMLAREAFYSNRARCQRKKGKRHQRTRGELIERTFAHVCETGGHRRVRLRGQENVRKRYLLQVAAFNLGIVMRRLVGAGTPRQMAGRRALLYVVFVVSVLRLWCALFTLRLGTIFRAATRAAVDALDERELQNARLSTGC